One genomic region from Burkholderia latens encodes:
- a CDS encoding MFS transporter — protein MRDSRYRWVIVAAGGVLSCVAIGAMFSLPVFLRAIARDTGWSMTGISAAMTLGFVAMAFASIGWGSLSDRIGTRAVVITGAVLLSASLALASRAPSLLAFQLMFGLAVGSATAAIFAPMMACVTGWFDTHRSLAVSLVSAGMGMAPMTMSPLAAWLVSAHGWRTSMLLIAVLAAVVMIPASLLVRRAPALDTAHAEPANAGGPAAVPLSAGAALRSPQFIVLLLTNFFCCATHSGPIFHTVSYAVSCGIPLIAAVSIYSVEGLAGMGGRIAFGLLGDRVGAKRMLVAGLLAQALGALGYYFVRTLDGFYAVATLFGFIYAGVMPLYAVLARENFPLRMMGTVIGGCAMAGSLGMAAGPVAGGLIVDALGSYGWLYVGSFAIGVGACGVATMFRPFPRERRRPVAA, from the coding sequence ATGCGTGATTCCCGCTACCGTTGGGTGATCGTCGCCGCGGGCGGCGTGCTGAGCTGCGTCGCGATCGGTGCGATGTTTTCGCTGCCCGTGTTTCTGCGGGCCATCGCACGCGACACCGGCTGGTCGATGACCGGCATCTCCGCCGCAATGACGCTCGGCTTCGTCGCGATGGCGTTCGCGAGCATCGGCTGGGGCAGCCTGTCGGACCGGATCGGCACGCGCGCGGTGGTCATCACGGGCGCCGTGCTGCTGTCGGCGAGCCTGGCGCTCGCGAGCCGCGCGCCATCGCTGCTCGCGTTCCAGCTGATGTTCGGGCTGGCCGTCGGCAGCGCAACGGCAGCGATCTTCGCGCCGATGATGGCGTGCGTGACCGGCTGGTTCGACACGCACCGCAGCCTCGCGGTATCGCTCGTGTCGGCGGGTATGGGGATGGCGCCGATGACGATGTCGCCGCTCGCCGCGTGGCTCGTGTCGGCGCACGGCTGGCGCACGTCGATGCTGCTGATCGCCGTGCTGGCAGCGGTTGTGATGATTCCTGCATCGTTGCTCGTGCGGCGCGCGCCCGCGCTGGATACGGCGCACGCCGAACCGGCGAACGCAGGCGGGCCGGCGGCCGTGCCGCTGTCGGCAGGCGCCGCGCTGCGCTCGCCGCAGTTCATCGTTTTGCTGCTCACCAACTTTTTCTGCTGCGCGACGCACTCGGGCCCGATTTTCCACACGGTCAGCTACGCCGTCAGCTGCGGGATTCCGCTGATCGCCGCGGTGTCGATCTACAGCGTCGAGGGGCTCGCCGGCATGGGCGGGCGGATCGCATTCGGGCTGCTGGGCGACCGCGTTGGCGCGAAGCGCATGCTGGTCGCCGGACTGCTCGCGCAGGCGCTGGGCGCGCTCGGCTACTACTTCGTACGCACGCTCGACGGCTTCTACGCGGTCGCGACGCTGTTCGGCTTCATCTATGCGGGCGTGATGCCCCTCTACGCGGTGCTCGCGCGCGAGAATTTCCCGCTGCGGATGATGGGCACCGTGATCGGCGGGTGCGCGATGGCCGGCAGCCTCGGGATGGCGGCGGGGCCGGTCGCGGGCGGGCTGATCGTCGATGCACTCGGCAGCTACGGCTGGCTTTACGTCGGATCGTTCGCGATCGGTGTCGGCGCATGCGGCGTGGCGACGATGTTCCGGCCGTTCCCGCGCGAGCGCCGGCGGCCCGTTGCCGCGTGA
- a CDS encoding 2'-5' RNA ligase family protein, with amino-acid sequence MIQLTLPGLDVPPPVAEHRFFFAAMPDPDTAVRLVGIAQRLHGENAGTRGLLHAGRLHVTLYSLGDFARLPGATLARACAAARRIDARSFRVTFDQLVSFNGRPGHCPLVLTGDAGLDQLVAFRQRLRGALGEAGLRVSRARFTPHVTLLYGQRRLGRYRIEPISWIVSEFVLIQSWLGRTRYDIVERWPLAGAGSSRSSPD; translated from the coding sequence GTGATTCAGCTGACCCTTCCCGGCCTTGATGTGCCGCCTCCCGTTGCCGAGCACCGCTTTTTCTTCGCGGCGATGCCGGACCCGGACACTGCCGTGCGGCTCGTCGGCATCGCGCAGCGGCTCCATGGCGAGAATGCGGGCACGCGCGGGCTGCTGCACGCCGGGCGGCTGCACGTGACGCTGTATTCGCTCGGCGATTTTGCTCGTCTGCCGGGCGCCACGCTCGCCCGCGCGTGCGCCGCGGCTCGCCGAATCGATGCGCGGTCGTTCCGCGTCACCTTCGATCAGTTAGTCAGTTTCAACGGACGGCCCGGGCATTGCCCGCTGGTGCTGACGGGCGACGCGGGGCTCGACCAATTGGTTGCGTTTCGGCAACGGCTTCGCGGCGCGCTCGGCGAAGCGGGGCTGCGCGTGTCGCGCGCGCGTTTCACGCCTCACGTGACGTTGCTGTACGGGCAGCGACGGCTCGGCCGCTACAGGATTGAGCCCATTTCCTGGATCGTGTCCGAATTCGTACTGATCCAGAGCTGGCTCGGCCGAACCCGCTACGACATCGTCGAGCGCTGGCCGTTGGCGGGTGCGGGGTCGTCGCGGTCATCGCCGGATTGA
- the guaA gene encoding glutamine-hydrolyzing GMP synthase — protein sequence MHDKILILDFGSQVTQLIARRVREAHVYCEIHPNDVSDEFVREFAPKAVILSGSHASTYEDHQLRAPQAVWDLGVPVLGICYGMQTMAVQLGGKVEWSDHREFGYAEMRAHGHTRLLDGIEDFKTAEGHGMLKVWMSHGDKVAELPPGFALMASTPSCPIAGMADEARGYYAVQFHPEVTHTVKGRQIIERFVLQIAGAKPDWIMKNHIEEAVAKIREQVGDEEVILGLSGGVDSSVAAALIHRAIGDQLTCVFVDHGLLRLNEGKMVLDMFEGRLHAKVVHVDASEQFLGHLAGVTDPEQKRKIIGREFVEVFQAEAKKLSKAKWLAQGTIYPDVVESGGTKTKKATTIKSHHNVGGLPETLGLKLLEPLRDLFKDEVRELGVALGLPPEMVYRHPFPGPGLGVRILGEVKREYADLLRRADAIFIEELRGTTATAQDAAAGLCGEADVGKTWYDLTSQAFAVFLPVKSVGVMGDGRTYDYVTSLRAVQTTDFMTAHWAHLPYALLGRASNRIINEVRGINRVVYDISGKPPATIEWE from the coding sequence ATGCACGACAAAATCCTGATTCTCGACTTCGGTTCGCAAGTCACCCAACTGATCGCGCGCCGCGTGCGCGAAGCGCACGTCTACTGCGAAATCCATCCGAACGACGTGTCCGACGAGTTCGTCCGCGAGTTCGCGCCGAAGGCGGTGATCCTGTCGGGCAGCCACGCAAGCACGTACGAAGACCACCAATTGCGCGCGCCGCAGGCCGTGTGGGATCTCGGCGTGCCGGTGCTCGGCATTTGCTACGGCATGCAGACGATGGCGGTTCAGCTCGGCGGCAAGGTCGAGTGGAGCGATCACCGCGAATTCGGCTATGCGGAAATGCGTGCGCACGGCCATACGCGCCTGCTTGACGGCATCGAGGATTTCAAGACCGCCGAAGGCCACGGCATGCTCAAGGTGTGGATGAGCCACGGCGACAAGGTTGCCGAGCTGCCGCCGGGCTTCGCGCTGATGGCGTCGACGCCGAGCTGCCCGATCGCCGGCATGGCCGACGAGGCGCGCGGCTACTACGCGGTGCAGTTCCACCCGGAAGTCACGCACACGGTGAAGGGCCGCCAGATCATCGAACGCTTCGTGCTGCAGATCGCAGGCGCGAAGCCCGACTGGATCATGAAGAACCACATCGAGGAAGCCGTCGCGAAGATTCGCGAACAGGTCGGTGACGAGGAAGTGATTCTCGGCCTGTCGGGCGGCGTCGATTCGAGCGTGGCGGCTGCGCTGATCCATCGCGCGATCGGCGACCAGCTGACCTGCGTGTTCGTCGACCACGGCCTGCTGCGCCTGAACGAAGGCAAGATGGTGCTCGACATGTTCGAGGGCCGCCTGCATGCGAAAGTCGTGCACGTCGACGCATCCGAGCAGTTCCTCGGCCATCTGGCCGGCGTGACCGATCCCGAGCAGAAGCGCAAGATCATCGGCCGCGAGTTCGTCGAGGTGTTCCAGGCCGAGGCGAAGAAGCTGTCGAAGGCGAAGTGGCTCGCGCAGGGCACGATCTATCCGGACGTGGTCGAGTCGGGCGGCACGAAGACGAAGAAGGCGACGACGATCAAGAGCCACCACAACGTCGGCGGCCTGCCGGAAACGCTCGGTCTGAAGCTGCTGGAGCCGCTGCGCGACCTGTTCAAGGACGAAGTGCGCGAACTGGGCGTCGCGCTCGGCTTGCCGCCGGAGATGGTGTACCGCCATCCGTTCCCGGGCCCGGGCCTCGGCGTGCGGATTCTCGGCGAAGTGAAGCGTGAATACGCGGACCTGCTGCGCCGTGCGGATGCGATCTTCATCGAAGAGCTGCGCGGCACGACCGCTACCGCGCAAGACGCGGCGGCGGGCCTGTGCGGCGAAGCCGACGTCGGCAAGACGTGGTACGACCTGACGAGCCAGGCGTTCGCGGTATTCCTGCCGGTGAAATCGGTCGGCGTGATGGGCGATGGCCGCACGTACGACTACGTGACGTCGCTGCGTGCGGTGCAGACCACCGACTTCATGACCGCGCACTGGGCGCACCTGCCGTACGCGCTGCTCGGCCGGGCGTCGAACCGGATCATCAACGAAGTGCGCGGCATCAACCGGGTCGTGTACGACATTTCGGGCAAGCCGCCGGCGACGATCGAGTGGGAATGA
- the guaB gene encoding IMP dehydrogenase: protein MRLIQKALTFDDVLLVPAFSDVLPRDTSLKTKLTRNISLNMPLVSAAMDTVTEGRLAIAMAQQGGVGIVHKNLTPAEQAREVAKVKRFESGVVRDPITVPPQMKVRDVIALSRQHGISGFPVVEGPQLVGIVTNRDLRFETRLDEPVKSIMTPRERLVTVKEGTPLAEAKALMHSHRLERVLVVNDAFELRGLMTVKDITKQTEHPDACKDEHGKLRAGAAVGVGPDNEERVELLVQAGVDVIVVDTAHGHSKGVLERVRWVKQNFPHVEVIGGNIATAAAAKALVEYGADAVKVGIGPGSICTTRIVAGVGVPQISAIANVAEALKGTGVPCIADGGVRFSGDVSKALAAGANAVMMGSMFAGTEEAPGDVFLYQGRQYKSYRGMGSVGAMKDGAADRYFQDNSANIDKLVPEGIEGRVAYKGSVNAILFQLVGGVRASMGYCGCRTIDELHEKAEFVQITAAGMRESHVHDVQITKEAPNYHVD, encoded by the coding sequence ATGCGTCTGATCCAAAAAGCACTCACTTTCGATGACGTGCTCCTCGTTCCCGCCTTCTCCGACGTTCTCCCGCGCGACACCAGCCTGAAAACCAAGCTGACCCGCAACATCTCCCTGAACATGCCGCTCGTGTCCGCCGCGATGGACACGGTCACCGAAGGTCGCCTCGCGATCGCGATGGCGCAGCAGGGTGGGGTGGGCATCGTCCACAAGAACCTCACGCCGGCCGAGCAGGCCCGCGAGGTCGCGAAGGTCAAGCGTTTCGAATCGGGTGTCGTGCGCGACCCGATCACGGTTCCGCCGCAGATGAAGGTGCGCGACGTGATCGCGCTGTCGCGCCAGCATGGCATCTCGGGTTTCCCGGTCGTCGAAGGCCCGCAGCTCGTCGGCATCGTCACGAACCGCGACCTGCGCTTCGAGACGCGCCTCGATGAACCGGTCAAGTCGATCATGACGCCGCGCGAGCGTCTCGTTACGGTCAAGGAAGGCACGCCGCTCGCCGAAGCGAAAGCGCTGATGCACAGCCACCGCCTCGAGCGCGTGCTGGTCGTCAACGACGCGTTCGAACTGCGCGGCCTGATGACCGTCAAGGACATCACGAAGCAGACCGAACATCCGGATGCGTGCAAGGACGAACACGGCAAGCTGCGCGCGGGCGCCGCCGTCGGTGTCGGTCCGGACAACGAAGAGCGTGTCGAGCTGCTGGTGCAGGCCGGCGTCGACGTGATCGTCGTGGATACCGCGCACGGCCACAGCAAGGGCGTGCTCGAGCGCGTACGCTGGGTCAAGCAGAACTTCCCGCACGTCGAGGTGATCGGCGGCAACATAGCGACGGCCGCGGCCGCGAAGGCGCTCGTGGAATACGGCGCGGACGCGGTCAAGGTCGGCATCGGCCCGGGCTCGATCTGCACGACGCGGATCGTCGCGGGCGTCGGCGTGCCGCAGATCAGCGCGATCGCGAACGTCGCGGAAGCGCTGAAGGGCACCGGCGTGCCGTGCATCGCCGACGGCGGCGTGCGCTTCTCGGGCGACGTGTCGAAGGCGCTCGCGGCCGGCGCGAACGCGGTGATGATGGGCAGCATGTTCGCGGGCACCGAAGAGGCGCCGGGCGACGTGTTCCTGTACCAGGGCCGCCAGTACAAGTCGTACCGCGGCATGGGTTCGGTCGGTGCGATGAAGGACGGCGCGGCGGACCGCTACTTCCAGGACAACTCGGCGAACATCGACAAGCTCGTGCCGGAAGGCATCGAAGGCCGCGTCGCGTACAAGGGCTCGGTCAACGCGATCCTGTTCCAGCTGGTCGGCGGCGTGCGGGCGAGCATGGGCTACTGCGGCTGCCGCACGATCGACGAGCTGCACGAGAAAGCCGAATTCGTTCAGATCACTGCGGCGGGCATGCGCGAGTCGCACGTGCACGACGTGCAGATCACGAAGGAAGCGCCGAACTACCACGTGGACTGA
- a CDS encoding DUF2182 domain-containing protein codes for MRTATDVDDEAVAKAADCSATGGGRRSFGAVLGAVFAAAVWAMLAQHASMGALAGVPMADGRTLSAGWLTPCGWRPAHAFFAFAGMWGAMVVTMMLPVLAPVLWRYRQRIGVLSGAHAAWRVAVVGVGYFSVWMAFGALLFPAGTALAAAAARSPALAAAIPVAAGAVVFGAGVLQFSGWKMRRLACCRHAGGERCVRRPELAAASAWWHGVRAALWCAACCGNLMAVSLAAGMTDLCVMAIVTVAIAAERLPGGERVARIVGGVAIGAGAVMTACAAAAAI; via the coding sequence ATGAGGACGGCGACAGACGTGGACGATGAAGCCGTCGCGAAAGCGGCAGACTGCAGTGCTACGGGCGGCGGCCGGCGGTCGTTCGGCGCCGTGCTCGGTGCGGTGTTCGCCGCCGCCGTTTGGGCGATGCTTGCGCAGCACGCTTCGATGGGCGCGCTGGCCGGAGTGCCGATGGCGGACGGCCGGACGCTGTCGGCCGGTTGGCTCACGCCATGTGGATGGCGGCCGGCACACGCATTCTTCGCATTTGCCGGCATGTGGGGCGCGATGGTCGTGACGATGATGCTGCCGGTGCTGGCGCCGGTGCTCTGGCGATATCGGCAGCGTATCGGCGTATTGAGCGGCGCGCACGCGGCATGGCGGGTCGCGGTCGTGGGCGTCGGCTATTTCTCCGTATGGATGGCGTTCGGCGCGTTGCTGTTTCCGGCCGGCACGGCGTTGGCGGCCGCGGCGGCCCGGTCGCCCGCACTGGCGGCCGCGATCCCGGTTGCCGCTGGCGCCGTCGTGTTCGGTGCGGGCGTGCTGCAGTTTTCCGGCTGGAAGATGCGGCGGCTGGCTTGCTGCCGGCACGCAGGTGGCGAACGGTGCGTGCGGCGGCCGGAGCTTGCAGCCGCGAGCGCGTGGTGGCACGGCGTGCGCGCCGCGCTGTGGTGTGCCGCCTGCTGCGGGAACCTGATGGCCGTCTCGCTGGCGGCCGGCATGACGGATCTGTGCGTGATGGCGATCGTGACCGTGGCGATTGCAGCTGAACGGCTGCCGGGCGGCGAACGCGTCGCGCGGATCGTAGGGGGCGTCGCGATCGGCGCCGGCGCGGTCATGACCGCGTGCGCGGCGGCTGCGGCGATCTAG
- a CDS encoding DUF899 domain-containing protein, which yields MTNHLTGTRDEWLAARRALLDAEKNLTRQSDELARRRQALPWVRVDKIYRFETENGVATLGDLFEGRSQLLVYHFMFGPDYKAGCPSCSALADGFDGFAVHLANHDVTLAAVSRAPLAKLVAYRQRMGWRFPWVSSDGGEFNFDFNVSFTEAQQRAGDVEYNYARAGHAMDMEPPPAAVAQFAATCGTDAATYARDRPGMSAFVREDGVVYHTYSTYARGLDGLWGMYQWLDRAPLGRNETGVWWRRHDEYARG from the coding sequence ATGACGAACCATCTCACCGGAACACGCGACGAGTGGCTCGCGGCGCGCCGCGCGCTGCTCGATGCAGAAAAGAACTTGACGCGGCAGAGCGACGAGCTCGCGCGACGCCGGCAGGCGTTGCCGTGGGTTCGTGTCGACAAGATTTACCGGTTCGAGACCGAGAACGGCGTCGCGACGCTCGGCGATCTGTTCGAGGGCCGCTCGCAACTGCTCGTCTATCACTTCATGTTCGGCCCCGATTACAAGGCCGGTTGCCCGTCGTGCTCGGCGCTCGCCGACGGCTTCGACGGGTTTGCGGTGCATCTGGCGAACCACGACGTGACGCTCGCGGCGGTGTCGCGCGCGCCGCTCGCGAAGCTCGTCGCCTACCGGCAGCGAATGGGGTGGCGCTTTCCATGGGTGTCATCGGACGGCGGCGAATTCAACTTCGACTTCAACGTGTCGTTCACCGAAGCGCAGCAGCGCGCGGGCGACGTCGAGTACAACTATGCACGCGCCGGCCACGCGATGGACATGGAGCCGCCGCCTGCCGCCGTCGCGCAGTTCGCGGCGACCTGCGGCACCGACGCCGCCACGTATGCACGCGACCGGCCGGGAATGAGCGCGTTCGTGCGCGAGGACGGTGTCGTCTATCACACGTATTCGACGTACGCGCGCGGGCTCGACGGGCTCTGGGGGATGTATCAGTGGCTCGACCGCGCGCCGCTCGGGCGCAACGAAACGGGTGTGTGGTGGCGTCGCCATGACGAGTACGCGCGCGGCTGA
- a CDS encoding DNA-binding protein: MDSLITAAARALAAGDPLGALNRVALRNDAPALALRGIAMAQLGDFERARTLVRGAARAFGAKEAVARARCVVAEAEIALASRDLGWPSRALDAACATLDAHGDRANAAHARYLGVRRMLLIGHLDEAEQRLASLDPAPLPATSRAAHELIAAGIAMRRIRPHAARLALVRARAAARDAGIAALTAEVETAARVLDTPAARLIARGTSRLVLLDDVEALLASNALIVDACRHAVRDARTTVSLARRPVLFILARMLGEAWPGDVSRSALVAAAFRAKHADESHRARLRVEIGRLRAMVRPLANITATPGGFALEPLGLREAVVLARPVDDRHAAVLALLADGEAWSSSALALALGASQRTVQRALDALAGANKVQALGRGRARRWMTPPLPGFATTLLLPAPLPGD; the protein is encoded by the coding sequence ATGGATTCGCTGATCACGGCCGCCGCGCGGGCGCTCGCGGCGGGCGACCCGCTCGGTGCACTGAACCGCGTCGCGCTGCGCAACGACGCACCGGCGCTTGCGTTGCGCGGCATCGCGATGGCGCAACTTGGCGACTTCGAGCGCGCACGGACGCTCGTGCGCGGCGCGGCGCGCGCATTCGGCGCGAAGGAAGCCGTCGCGCGGGCGCGCTGTGTGGTCGCGGAAGCCGAGATCGCGCTGGCGTCGCGCGATCTCGGCTGGCCGTCGCGGGCGCTCGATGCCGCATGCGCGACGCTCGACGCGCACGGCGACCGCGCGAACGCCGCGCATGCGCGCTATCTCGGCGTGCGCCGAATGTTGTTGATCGGGCATCTCGACGAGGCCGAGCAGCGGCTTGCGAGCCTCGATCCCGCGCCGCTGCCTGCCACATCGCGCGCGGCGCACGAGCTGATCGCCGCCGGAATCGCGATGCGCCGCATCCGCCCGCACGCAGCGCGCTTGGCCCTCGTCCGCGCCCGCGCAGCCGCACGGGACGCCGGCATCGCCGCACTGACGGCCGAAGTCGAGACGGCCGCGCGCGTGCTCGATACACCGGCGGCGCGACTGATCGCGCGCGGCACGTCGCGGCTTGTGTTGCTCGACGACGTCGAGGCGCTGCTGGCGTCGAACGCGCTGATCGTCGACGCATGCCGTCACGCGGTGCGCGACGCGCGCACGACCGTGTCGCTCGCGCGCCGCCCGGTGCTGTTCATACTCGCGCGCATGCTCGGCGAGGCGTGGCCCGGCGACGTGTCGCGAAGCGCGCTGGTCGCCGCCGCGTTTCGCGCGAAGCATGCGGACGAATCGCATCGCGCGCGGCTGCGCGTCGAGATCGGCCGCTTGCGCGCGATGGTGCGGCCGCTCGCGAACATCACCGCGACGCCCGGCGGCTTCGCGCTCGAGCCGCTCGGCCTGCGCGAAGCCGTCGTGCTCGCGCGCCCGGTCGACGATCGTCACGCCGCGGTACTGGCGCTGCTCGCGGACGGCGAGGCGTGGTCGAGCTCCGCACTGGCGCTCGCGCTCGGCGCGAGCCAGCGCACCGTGCAGCGCGCACTCGACGCGCTCGCCGGCGCGAACAAGGTGCAAGCGCTCGGACGCGGCCGCGCGCGCCGCTGGATGACCCCGCCGCTGCCCGGATTCGCGACGACCTTGTTACTCCCCGCACCGCTGCCCGGCGATTAG
- a CDS encoding glutamine cyclotransferase codes for MKRSTADILREYGPFPGGNGVHGVTFDGTHVWFASGDKLNALDPERGATVRTLDVAAHAGTAFDGRHLYQIVEDRIETIDPDSGRVLATIPAPGSGGDSGLAWAEGTLWVGQYRERKIYQVDPQSGAVLRTIESNRFVTGVTWVDGELWHGTWEADESELRRIDPHTGDVLEQLDMPAGVGVSGLESDGRDTFYCGGGNSGKLRAVRRPARARTTAER; via the coding sequence ATGAAACGCTCCACCGCAGACATCCTTCGCGAATACGGCCCGTTTCCAGGCGGCAACGGCGTGCACGGCGTCACGTTCGACGGCACGCACGTATGGTTTGCGTCCGGCGACAAGCTGAACGCGCTCGATCCCGAACGCGGCGCGACCGTGCGCACGCTCGACGTCGCCGCGCACGCGGGCACCGCGTTCGACGGGCGTCATCTGTATCAGATCGTCGAGGACCGGATCGAGACGATCGATCCCGACTCCGGACGCGTGCTCGCGACGATCCCCGCACCCGGCAGCGGCGGCGATTCCGGCCTCGCGTGGGCCGAGGGCACGCTGTGGGTCGGCCAGTACCGCGAGCGCAAGATTTATCAGGTGGACCCGCAATCGGGCGCCGTGCTGCGCACGATCGAATCGAACCGCTTCGTCACCGGCGTCACGTGGGTCGACGGCGAACTGTGGCACGGCACATGGGAAGCGGATGAAAGCGAACTGCGGCGGATCGACCCGCACACCGGCGACGTGCTCGAACAGCTCGACATGCCGGCCGGTGTCGGCGTGTCAGGGCTGGAATCCGACGGCCGCGACACGTTCTACTGCGGTGGCGGCAACAGCGGCAAGCTGCGCGCGGTCCGCCGCCCTGCGCGAGCGCGGACGACGGCCGAGCGCTGA
- a CDS encoding DMT family transporter: MQRGVVYGVLAGALWGMVFLVPRLLTDFSPLLLSAGRYAMYGLVSLAAALPAARSLLARLTREDLVALARLALIGNVAYYMLLSAAVHLVGIGPSSLIVGVLPVTVTLVGLGDHGAVPLRRLAAPLALVIAGIACINVDLFTSEAAHATTLGQKLAGVACACGALASWTWYAVANARYLQRHHHFGGNEWSVLWGVVTGAIGGMCWLVILALPAGTLQAAVPASRWQLFWLLNLGLAVGASWLGNGLWNAASKRLPLTLSGQLIVFETVFAMLYAFVYDHRMPRMLEIAALALLLAGVYGSVRRHGDTRSDAPANANVTAH, encoded by the coding sequence ATGCAGCGCGGTGTGGTGTATGGCGTCCTTGCGGGCGCGTTGTGGGGGATGGTCTTTCTCGTGCCGCGGCTGTTGACCGATTTCTCGCCGCTGCTGCTGAGCGCCGGCCGCTATGCGATGTACGGCCTCGTGTCGCTGGCCGCGGCACTGCCCGCCGCGCGCTCGCTGCTCGCGCGGCTGACCCGCGAGGATCTCGTCGCACTCGCGCGGCTCGCGCTGATCGGCAACGTCGCGTACTACATGTTGCTGTCCGCTGCGGTGCATCTGGTCGGCATTGGGCCGAGTTCGCTGATCGTCGGCGTGCTGCCCGTGACCGTCACGCTCGTGGGCCTGGGCGACCACGGCGCAGTGCCGCTGCGGCGCCTCGCCGCCCCGCTCGCGCTGGTGATCGCCGGCATCGCGTGCATCAACGTCGATCTGTTCACATCGGAAGCCGCGCACGCGACGACGCTCGGCCAGAAGCTCGCGGGCGTCGCGTGCGCGTGCGGCGCGCTCGCAAGCTGGACCTGGTACGCAGTCGCGAACGCGCGCTACCTGCAACGCCATCACCATTTCGGCGGCAACGAGTGGTCGGTGCTGTGGGGTGTCGTGACCGGCGCGATCGGCGGCATGTGCTGGCTCGTCATCCTCGCGCTGCCGGCCGGCACGCTGCAGGCGGCCGTGCCCGCATCGCGGTGGCAGTTGTTCTGGCTGCTGAACCTCGGGCTCGCGGTCGGCGCGTCGTGGCTCGGCAATGGGCTGTGGAATGCGGCATCGAAGCGGCTGCCGCTGACGTTGTCGGGCCAACTGATCGTGTTCGAGACCGTGTTCGCGATGCTCTACGCGTTCGTCTACGATCATCGGATGCCCCGGATGCTGGAGATCGCGGCGCTCGCGCTGCTGCTCGCGGGCGTCTACGGGTCGGTGCGCCGCCACGGCGACACGCGCAGCGACGCGCCCGCGAACGCGAACGTCACGGCCCACTAG
- a CDS encoding RnfH family protein: protein MLSIEVCYALPDRQTLIPVSLPEGATVRAAIDASGVLALHPEIDLAHVKTGVFGKLAPLDAPLADHDRVEIYRPLIVDPKLARQRRVDKTRREGSIEGRKWMHKDAR from the coding sequence ATGTTGTCGATCGAAGTCTGCTATGCGCTGCCGGATCGCCAGACGCTGATTCCGGTGTCGCTGCCCGAAGGCGCGACCGTGCGCGCGGCCATCGACGCTAGCGGCGTGCTCGCGCTGCACCCGGAGATCGATCTCGCGCACGTGAAGACGGGCGTATTCGGCAAGCTCGCGCCGCTCGACGCGCCGCTTGCCGACCACGACCGCGTCGAGATCTATCGTCCGTTGATCGTCGATCCGAAGCTCGCGCGCCAGCGGCGCGTCGACAAGACCCGCCGCGAAGGCTCCATCGAGGGCCGCAAGTGGATGCACAAGGACGCGCGCTGA
- a CDS encoding type II toxin-antitoxin system RatA family toxin, with protein sequence MADVQKTVLIRHSAEQMFDLVTDVADYPNFLPWCGGVEIRRQDDSGMEARIDINFKGIKQHFATRNIQQRPTRIDMEFADGPFKKFTGSWRFIPLRADACKIEFALHYEFSSILLEKIIGPVFSHIANTFVDSFVKRADQRYGKG encoded by the coding sequence ATGGCAGATGTCCAGAAAACCGTATTGATCCGTCATTCGGCGGAACAGATGTTCGACCTCGTCACCGACGTGGCCGACTACCCCAATTTCCTGCCCTGGTGCGGCGGCGTCGAGATTCGACGTCAGGACGACAGCGGGATGGAAGCGCGCATCGACATCAACTTCAAGGGCATCAAGCAGCATTTCGCGACGCGCAACATCCAGCAGCGTCCGACGCGGATCGACATGGAGTTCGCGGACGGCCCGTTCAAGAAGTTCACGGGCTCGTGGCGCTTCATCCCGCTGCGCGCCGATGCATGCAAGATCGAGTTCGCGCTGCACTACGAGTTCTCGAGCATCCTGCTCGAGAAAATCATCGGGCCGGTGTTCAGCCACATCGCGAACACGTTCGTCGATTCGTTCGTGAAGCGCGCCGATCAGCGCTACGGAAAGGGGTGA
- the smpB gene encoding SsrA-binding protein SmpB, translating into MSIIDNRKAHFDYHIEERYEAGLVLEGWEVKALRAGRGQIKEGYVVVKNAEIFLIGTHISPLPEASTHIKPDPVRTRKLLLHREEIKKLIGKVEQRGYTLVPLNFHYKGGRVKCDIALAKGKKLHDKRETEKKRDWEREKARIMRAGT; encoded by the coding sequence ATGAGCATCATCGACAACAGGAAAGCGCACTTCGATTATCACATCGAGGAACGCTACGAGGCGGGGCTCGTGCTTGAGGGCTGGGAAGTCAAGGCGCTGCGCGCCGGGCGCGGCCAGATCAAGGAAGGCTACGTCGTGGTGAAAAACGCCGAGATCTTCCTGATCGGCACCCACATCAGCCCGCTGCCCGAAGCCTCGACGCACATCAAGCCCGACCCGGTGCGCACGCGCAAGCTGCTGCTGCATCGCGAGGAAATCAAGAAGCTGATCGGCAAGGTCGAGCAGCGCGGCTACACGCTAGTACCGCTGAACTTCCACTACAAGGGCGGCCGCGTGAAATGCGACATCGCGCTCGCGAAGGGCAAGAAGCTGCACGACAAGCGCGAAACCGAGAAGAAGCGCGACTGGGAACGCGAAAAGGCGCGGATCATGCGCGCCGGCACCTGA